The region GACGAGGCTGATGGCGAGCAAGAGACTGAGCGGCGGGCTAGAGCTGGGGTGGCGCATGCGATCCTCCTTCGGCGACTGTGATGGCCACAGTCTCGCCGAAGGCCGTTACGCGGGCGTTACGCCGGCTCCGGAATCGGGATTGGCGAACCGCTGCCGGCCGGCTAGGATGCCGCCTCGGGAGGAGCGGCATGCACATCACTCCAGACGAGGAGCGCCGCATCGAGGCGGCGGCCGAGCAACTCGAAGCGCGAACCGGCGTGCAGGTGCTCGCGGCCGTCATCGGCAAGGCGGACCACTACCCGGAGGTCCCCTGGAAGGCCTTCGCGCTGACCACGGCGCTCGCCGTGCTCGCGCTCGCCGACGACGCGGCGGCCGGCGAGAGCGAGCCCGCGCTCTTCGAGGGCCCCGACCTGTCGATCATGGAGCGCATCCTGATCGGCGCCTTCGTCCTCTTCATTGTCTACCTCGTGGGCTTCCCGATCGCGAAGCTGCTCGTCTCGCGCGCCTCCTGGTACGGCACGGCGCGCAAGGCGCTGAAGACGAAGGGCACGGCCAGGATCGGCGGTTTCACCTTCGGCGGCAGCGGTTCGGGTGGCGGCTCGCGCAGTTCTGGAGCTCGGGTAGCAGCGGCTTCTCGGGCGGCGGCGGCCGCTCGGGCGGGGGCGGGGCCTCGGGAGGCTGGTAGGGGCGAGGACGGCGGGAGGGGACTTGCTCGCAGCTTGACACACCATGATATCCTGGTATAATCACCAGCGTTCACTGGTAAAGGGGGCGCATGCAAGCCCAGGCGCAGAAGCTCTTCGGAAGTCGCCGACGCACGGAGACGCTCATCCTGCTCGCCCTGCTCGGCGAGAGCCACGCAAGTGAACTCGCGGCATTGCTGGGGGCGAGGCTCTTCGCCGTGCAGACCATCCTGGCCGCTCTCGAGAAGGAGGGCATCGTGGCGAGTCGCCTCGTGGGCCGCGCGCGGCGAACCGAGCTCGATCCGCGTCACTTCGCCCACCGGGAGCTGAAAGCCCTGCTGCTGCGCCTCGCGCAAGCCGAGCCGGAGCTGCAGGCGACGGCCGCGGCGCGCCGCAGCCGGCCGCGCCGCCCGGGCAAGGTGCAGTGAGCATCACCGCCGAGAGCAGCCTGCGCGAGGTGGCCTTCGCAGTCTGTACCGCGCTCCATCAGGCGGGCAGCACGGCCGTGCTCACCGGCGGCAGCGCGGCGACCGTCTACGCCGAAGGGGCCTATCAGTCGCGCGATCTCGACTTCGTGCTCACCGTCGCCGCCCCCGGGGGCGCCGAGGTGCTCGCGGCTCTCGGCTACCGCCTCGTCGGGAACGTCTACCACCACGCAGCGAATCCTCTCACGCTCGACTTCCCACCGGGCCCCCTGATGGTCGGCGGGGAGATCACCCGCGCCTGGGACACCTTGCACGAGGGCGCGGCGCTGCTGCACATCCTGAAGCCGACGGACTGCTGCCGGGATCGCCTCGCCGGCTTCCTCTTCTGGAACGACCGCGGCAGCCTCGCGCAGGCGCTCGCCGTCGCGCGCGCACAGCGCGAACGCATCGAACTGCCGGTGATTCGCGCCTGGTGCGAGCGCGAGGGACAACTGGAGAAGTTCGCCGAGTTCGTCGCCGCGGCGGAGTGACCACGTGTACAAAACCCGCCGCCTGAGGCCGACGGCTAGCGCGCCAGCGCCTTCGCGGCGGCGCTGCGCCCGGCGGCGGTCAAGTGGAGCCGCTCGGCCGTCCGCGTGATCAGGCCGCCCCGCTCGGCGAGCGCCACCACGCGCGCCGTGAAGGTCGGCGTCCAGCCGACGTGGGCCCCCTGCAGATGGTCGACGCGCGACTCCTCCGCCTCGTCCGCGTCGCCCTCGTGCTGCGCGAGGTGGATGGCGAGCATCGTCTGCGCGAACTCCCACTTCTGACGCCGGCGGCGGGCCAGCTCGGCGAGCAGCCCGCGCCGCGGCGCGGCGAGGTAGACGACCGCGAAGACGAGCCCGCTGGCCACGGCCATCGCGCCGGCGATCGAGGCATCGAGCGCGATGGCCCCCGCGTAGCCGAGCGCCGCGGCCAGCGCGCCGAGGGCGCCGGCGATCAGGAGCAGCAGGCCGAGCCGGTCCGTGAGCAGGTAGGCCGCGGCCGGCGGCGCGATCATCAGGGCGACGAGCAGGATCAGGCCCACCGCGTCGAAGGCGCCCACCGCCGTCAGCGAGACGAGCGTCACGAGCCCGTAGTGGATGAGCGCCGGCGAGAGGCCAAGCGTGGCGGCCAGCCCGGCGTCGAAGGTGGCCAGCTTCAGCT is a window of bacterium DNA encoding:
- a CDS encoding helix-turn-helix transcriptional regulator; this translates as MQAQAQKLFGSRRRTETLILLALLGESHASELAALLGARLFAVQTILAALEKEGIVASRLVGRARRTELDPRHFAHRELKALLLRLAQAEPELQATAAARRSRPRRPGKVQ
- a CDS encoding metal ABC transporter permease, whose translation is IAFFVVKDLSSPWLVLAAAATGVLTVVLVELLHRSGRLKEDAAIGLVFPALFSLGIVLITRHAGNVHLDTDAVLLGELAFAPFDRLVVAGRDLGPRHLWVMGGITLINLAAVTLFFKELKLATFDAGLAATLGLSPALIHYGLVTLVSLTAVGAFDAVGLILLVALMIAPPAAAYLLTDRLGLLLLIAGALGALAAALGYAGAIALDASIAGAMAVASGLVFAVVYLAAPRRGLLAELARRRRQKWEFAQTMLAIHLAQHEGDADEAEESRVDHLQGAHVGWTPTFTARVVALAERGGLITRTAERLHLTAAGRSAAAKALAR